GGGCGGAATGTGCCCGCGCTGCGAGGGCATGGGTTCGGTCTCCGACTTCGACCTGACGGCGCTCTATGACGAGAGCAAGTCGCTGGCCGGGGGTGCCCTGATGGTCCCCGGTTACAGCATGGACGGCTGGTACGGCCGCATCTTCAGCGGCGCCGGCTTCGACATGGACAAGCCGATCGCGAAGTACACCAAAAAGGAAATGAACGACCTGCTCTACAAGGAGCCGACCAAGATCAAGGTCGAGGGCATCAATCTCACCTATGAGGGATTGATTCCGAAGATCCAGAAATCAATGCTTTCCAAAGACGTGGAGGCGATGCAGCCCCACATCCGGGCCTTTGTCGAACGGGCCATCACCTTCCAGGCATGCCCAGAATGCGACGGCACCCGGCTCAGCAAGGAGGCACGGTCCTCGAAGATCCAGGGGAAGAACATCGCCGAACTGTGCCAGATGCAGATCAGCGACCTGGCCCTCTGGGTCCGCGGACTCAACGAGCCCTCGGTAGAGCCGCTGCTCAAAGGGCTGCGGCACCTGCTCGATTCGTTTGCCGAGATCGGGCTGGGCTATCTTTCGCTGGACCGGCCGGCGGGCACCCTGTCCGGGGGAGAGGCACAGCGCACCAAGATGATCCGCCACCTTGGATCATCCCTGACCGACATCACCTACGTCTTTGACGAACCGACAATCGGTCTGCACCCCCACGACATCCAACGGATGAACCAGCTGCTGCTGCAACTCCGCGACAAGGGCAACACCGTGCTCGTCGTGGAGCACAAGCCGGAGACCATCGTCATTGCCGACCACGTTGTTGACCTGGGCCCCGGGGCGGGCACCGCGGGCGGGAATGTCTGCTTCGAGGGAAGCGTCGAGGGCCTCCGGGCCAGCGATACCATCACCGGCCACCACCTGGACGACCGGGCTTCGGTCAAGGACACGGTGCGCGCGCTGGCCGGCGCACTTGAGGTGCGCGGCGCGTCCACGAACAATCTCCGGGACGTCGACGTCGACATCCCGCTCGGTGTGCTTTGTGTGCTCACGGGCGTGGCCGGATCCGGTAAGAGCTCGCTGATCCAGGGGTCGGTGGCCGGCAGGGACGGTGTGGTCCTGATCGACCAAGGCGCCATCAAGGGTTCACGGCGCAGCAACCCGGCGACGTACACGGGCCTTCTTGAGCCGATCCGGAAGGCGTTCGCGAAGGCCAACGGCGTGAAACCGGCACTGTTCAGCTCCAACTCGGAAGGTGCCTGTCCTAC
The nucleotide sequence above comes from Arthrobacter sp. KBS0702. Encoded proteins:
- a CDS encoding excinuclease ABC subunit UvrA, encoding MSTATGTSADRQPGALHVADTHDLIRVQGARENNLKDVSIEIPKRRLTVFTGVSGSGKSSLVFATIAAESQRMINETYSAFVQGFMPNLARPDVDLLEGLTTAIIVDQERMGANPRSTVGTATDANAMLRILFSRLGTPKVGPPTAFSFNVPTRKASGVMSTEKAGGRVEKSVVQNAVYLGGMCPRCEGMGSVSDFDLTALYDESKSLAGGALMVPGYSMDGWYGRIFSGAGFDMDKPIAKYTKKEMNDLLYKEPTKIKVEGINLTYEGLIPKIQKSMLSKDVEAMQPHIRAFVERAITFQACPECDGTRLSKEARSSKIQGKNIAELCQMQISDLALWVRGLNEPSVEPLLKGLRHLLDSFAEIGLGYLSLDRPAGTLSGGEAQRTKMIRHLGSSLTDITYVFDEPTIGLHPHDIQRMNQLLLQLRDKGNTVLVVEHKPETIVIADHVVDLGPGAGTAGGNVCFEGSVEGLRASDTITGHHLDDRASVKDTVRALAGALEVRGASTNNLRDVDVDIPLGVLCVLTGVAGSGKSSLIQGSVAGRDGVVLIDQGAIKGSRRSNPATYTGLLEPIRKAFAKANGVKPALFSSNSEGACPTCNGAGVIFTDLGVMATVESTCEDCEGRRFLASVLQYKLAGRNIAEVLAMSMTEAELFFADGEARTPAAHKILDRLVDVGLGYLSLGQPLTTLSGGERQRLKLATQMAEKGDVYVLDEPTTGLHLADVANLLGLLDRLVDSGKSVIVIEHHQAVMAHADWIIDLGPGAGHDGGRIVFEGTPAELVATRPTLTGEHLAAYVGE